A single genomic interval of Bradyrhizobium sp. AZCC 1693 harbors:
- a CDS encoding ammonium transporter: MGAPSYRAAGNAALITLAASSLATPALAAETSTINAADTAWIIVATALVLMMTIPGLALFYSGMVRKKNVLATMAQSLAAVAIISILWVAFGYSLAFVGDGPWIGTLDRWFLIGMTMESVNPAAKTIPEALFMLYQMTFAIITVALVAGAVADRMRFSAYLLFSVGWFTFVYVPLAHWVWGGGFLATRGVLDFAGGLVVHLSAGIGGLVAAMVMGRRQGYGSENLAPFDLSLAVIGTGLLWVGWFGFNGGSALAANSRAVMAITATHLAACAGALTWAAIEWATRRKPSVLGMISGAVAGLGTITPASGYVAPWHGVVIGVVAGTLCFWACTWLKQRFKYDDSLDVFGVHGIGGLTGTLLAGVFAVNAIGGTAGLIEGNAQQVLIQLYGIAATLVWSGGITFVLLKLVGVLAPLRVSLQQELEGLDISQHGEALQ, from the coding sequence ATGGGGGCACCATCGTATCGTGCAGCGGGGAATGCTGCGCTCATCACGCTTGCGGCGAGTTCGCTCGCGACGCCGGCCCTGGCCGCCGAGACGTCCACCATCAATGCCGCCGACACTGCATGGATAATCGTCGCCACCGCGCTGGTCCTGATGATGACGATACCGGGCCTGGCGCTGTTCTATTCCGGCATGGTGCGCAAGAAGAACGTGCTGGCGACCATGGCACAGAGCCTCGCTGCCGTTGCGATCATCTCGATTCTGTGGGTGGCGTTCGGCTATTCGCTGGCCTTCGTCGGCGACGGTCCCTGGATCGGCACGCTCGACCGTTGGTTCCTGATCGGAATGACAATGGAGAGCGTCAACCCGGCGGCCAAGACGATACCGGAAGCGCTGTTCATGCTGTACCAGATGACGTTTGCGATCATCACGGTGGCGCTGGTGGCAGGCGCGGTGGCGGACCGGATGCGGTTCTCGGCCTATCTGCTGTTTTCCGTCGGCTGGTTCACATTCGTCTATGTGCCGCTTGCGCACTGGGTGTGGGGCGGCGGATTCCTTGCCACCAGGGGCGTGCTGGATTTCGCCGGCGGCCTCGTCGTGCATCTTTCCGCCGGCATCGGCGGACTGGTTGCGGCGATGGTGATGGGCCGGCGTCAGGGCTATGGCAGCGAGAACCTCGCGCCGTTCGACCTGTCGCTCGCCGTGATCGGCACCGGATTGTTGTGGGTCGGCTGGTTCGGCTTCAATGGCGGGTCGGCGCTGGCCGCGAATTCGCGCGCGGTGATGGCGATCACCGCGACGCATCTGGCCGCCTGCGCCGGCGCGCTGACCTGGGCAGCGATCGAATGGGCGACGCGGCGCAAGCCGTCGGTGCTCGGCATGATTTCGGGCGCCGTCGCGGGTCTCGGCACCATCACGCCGGCTTCCGGATACGTTGCGCCGTGGCACGGCGTCGTCATCGGCGTCGTCGCGGGAACGCTGTGTTTCTGGGCCTGCACCTGGCTCAAGCAGCGCTTCAAATATGACGACTCGCTCGACGTGTTCGGCGTCCACGGCATTGGCGGATTGACCGGCACATTGCTCGCCGGCGTCTTTGCGGTGAACGCGATCGGCGGCACCGCAGGTCTGATCGAGGGCAATGCGCAGCAAGTCCTGATCCAGCTCTATGGGATCGCCGCCACGCTGGTGTGGTCCGGCGGCATCACCTTTGTGCTGCTCAAGCTGGTGGGCGTGCTCGCGCCGCTGCGGGTATCGCTGCAGCAGGAGCTGGAAGGCCTCGATATCTCGCAGCACGGCGAAGCGCTGCAATAG
- a CDS encoding P-II family nitrogen regulator, with product MKIVMAIIKPFKLEEVRDALTAIGVHGLTVTEVKGYGRQKGHTEIYRGAEYAVSFLPKIKIEVAVASDQVDKTIDAITSAAKTGQIGDGKIFVINLDHAVRIRTGEADAAAL from the coding sequence ATGAAAATTGTTATGGCGATCATCAAGCCATTCAAGCTCGAAGAAGTCCGTGACGCCCTGACCGCCATCGGCGTTCACGGCCTCACGGTGACGGAAGTCAAAGGCTACGGCCGGCAGAAGGGCCACACTGAAATTTACCGCGGCGCCGAATACGCCGTGAGCTTCCTGCCCAAGATCAAGATCGAGGTCGCTGTTGCCTCCGATCAGGTCGACAAGACCATCGACGCCATCACGTCAGCCGCCAAGACCGGCCAGATCGGCGACGGCAAGATCTTCGTCATCAACCTCGACCATGCGGTTCGCATCCGCACCGGTGAGGCGGATGCCGCGGCCCTCTGA